Proteins co-encoded in one bacterium genomic window:
- a CDS encoding Gfo/Idh/MocA family oxidoreductase: MLRFGVVGFGKMGMLHTSILNSLKNVELAAIVDNSKLILSSIQTLMPHVKTYKDHKNMLMNENLDFVVISTPVHTHTKIAIDCIENGCHVFLEKPAAQNLEDFYTLREASLRNSDLMIITGYCYRYRSTFKKVKEILDSGLLGKIILFNGVMYSSDIRKPERGWRFKKSESGGGVIIDSTSHVIDMLAWYLGKPHEIMARTSNWYSKEVEDYVHAVYSFNDGLTGWIESSWAVPNYRVPSMKIHLIGTKGEVIVTTDEVRLFLNEGGGAYKKGWTVQYAVDLRPPVNFEIFEEFYTLQLEEFIACITHKSDHLNSLPHTGVTQQIIETIYKSSAVNGQGITMDLEEL; the protein is encoded by the coding sequence ATGTTAAGGTTTGGAGTTGTGGGATTTGGTAAAATGGGGATGCTGCATACCAGTATTTTGAATTCACTTAAGAACGTTGAACTTGCTGCGATTGTAGATAACTCTAAACTTATCCTGAGTTCTATCCAGACTTTAATGCCTCATGTTAAAACATATAAAGACCACAAAAACATGTTAATGAATGAAAATCTGGATTTTGTCGTAATATCTACGCCGGTTCACACACATACAAAGATAGCAATAGATTGTATAGAGAATGGATGCCACGTATTTCTTGAAAAACCAGCGGCGCAGAATTTAGAAGATTTTTACACCTTAAGGGAAGCAAGTTTGAGAAATAGTGATTTGATGATAATTACAGGCTACTGTTACAGGTACAGAAGCACTTTTAAGAAGGTAAAGGAAATACTTGATAGCGGTCTGCTCGGTAAAATTATTCTTTTTAACGGTGTAATGTACTCTTCAGACATTCGTAAGCCTGAGAGAGGATGGCGTTTCAAGAAAAGCGAATCAGGCGGGGGAGTCATCATAGATTCCACTTCTCATGTTATTGATATGTTAGCCTGGTATCTGGGAAAACCTCATGAAATTATGGCAAGAACATCTAATTGGTATTCAAAAGAGGTAGAGGACTATGTGCACGCGGTATATAGCTTCAATGATGGGCTGACGGGATGGATTGAATCTTCATGGGCAGTGCCAAACTACCGCGTTCCCAGCATGAAAATACATCTGATAGGAACAAAAGGTGAGGTGATAGTAACAACAGACGAAGTTAGATTGTTTTTAAATGAAGGCGGTGGGGCATACAAAAAAGGATGGACAGTTCAGTACGCTGTAGACCTGAGGCCCCCCGTAAATTTTGAAATATTCGAAGAGTTTTACACTCTGCAGTTAGAAGAATTCATCGCATGTATAACTCACAAGTCAGATCATTTAAACAGTCTGCCTCATACGGGTGTTACACAGCAAATAATTGAAACAATCTATAAGTCTTCAGCCGTGAATGGTCAGGGAATAACGATGGATTTGGAGGAATTATAA